In the Rhodoferax fermentans genome, TTGTCACGGTAGGCGAAATTGAAGCTGTCTGCACCAAAGGTGAAGGTATGCCGATTGGAGAGCTTCTTTTGTTCTATCTTCATGGCCGGTCACTCATGGGTAGGAAATGGAAGGGATGATGCCAGACGCCAGCTTGTACCACCACCCTCTGAGCACCCAACAAGAGAGTAACCTCAAAAAGTGACTCCAGCCCTTATTCCAAAAGGGCTAGGCGCTCCATAAACAGAAGCAGACCCTGACAATCTCAAGCATTGATTGGCGCACAGCCCGGCATATTCTCAGCGGTGCAGCCCGGTTTGTGTATCCCCCGTTTGGGGGAGATTGGCAAAAACTACTTTCGCGTCCACCAGACTTCTGCATCCAACCAGCGGCCTAAGGCACGAGGGGTTTCACAAGATCATGTCTGACAACAGCCTTAAAGAGGCATCGTCAATCAAGGCTGAACTTTCCTTAAGACTGCGTTGGATTGAGATGAACTATTGGGCCGCGTGTAGCTGGCTTTCAGGCTGCCGTCCGCTTGCAGTTCGTACCATGCTTTCTTCCCTTCTGACAGAGGAACCCGCAAGATATTGCCGTCTATGGTGGCGGTGAATCGAGCCCACCCGGCGTTCCACGCGTTCGCAGCAGGCGGTGCCTGCCATGCATACAACACCGTTGCTTCGGTAGCGGACTTGATTTCCTCGACAACCAGCACATGCGGCATCCGTTCGTCCCACTTGCCTTCCCAGCGGCCAGAAAAAGCCTTGACAGCAGCGGGAATCACCTCAGCAGGTTCGTGCACCGCCGTATCCGACGGCAACACAACACCTTGTGCATGGACTCCGAAAACAGCAAAAACCATGGCTACGCAAAAAACAAGTGATTTCACGATCCATCCTCCGTTTGAATAAGGGGTTGTCAGACGCGGTTGCCCTTGTCATCAATCACTTTCTCACCGTCTTCTTTGGCAAACGCGCCTTTCTGCGGATTGGGCAGAATGTCCAGCACCACTTCGCTGGGGCGGCACAGCCGGGTTCCCAAAGGTGTCACAACCACCGGGCGGTTGATCAAGATCGGATGTGCCAGCATGAAGTCCACCAGTTGGTCACCGGTCCACTTGGGATCGGCCAGGCCCAGCTCGTCGTAGGGCGTGCCTTTTTCTCGGAGCAATGCACGGGGGTTGATGCCCATGGATGACATCAAGGCCTGCAGGGTTGCCTTGTCAGGCGGGGTTTTCAGGTACTCGATGACTTCGGGCTCCACGCCAGAATTGCGGATCAAGGACAGGGTGTTGCGGGAGGTGCCGCAGGCAGGGTTGTGGTAGATGGTGATGGTCATATTCAGTTCCTTGGCACAGCGGTGCCGCGCTCGTACCACCCCTTTGATCGGTTGACCACATTCACCACCAGCAGCATCACCGGCACCTCAATCAACACGCCCACCACGGTGGCCAGGGCGGCGCCGGAGTTGAAGCCAAACAGGCTGATGGCGGCGGCCACGGCCAGTTCGAAGAAGTTGCTGGCGCCAATCAAGGCTGACGGACAAGCAATGGCGTGTTTTTCACCCACGGCGCGGTTCAGCCAGTACGCCAGGCCGGAGTTGAACACCACCTGGATCAGGATCGGCACCGCCAGCAGGGCAATGATGAGAGGTTGCTTCAGAATCGCCTCGCCCTGGAACGCAAACAGCAGCACCAGCGTGGCCAGCAGTGCGGTGATGGACCAGGGGCCGATCTTCTCCATGGCGGCATCAAAAGCGGCCTGACCTTGTTTGAGCAGGGTTTTGCGCAGCCCCTGCGCCAAGATCACCGGAATCACGATGTACAGCGCCACCGAGATCAGCAGCGTGTCCCAGGGCACGGTGATGCTCGACAAACCCAGCAAAAACGCCACCAGCGGAGCAAAGGCGATGACCATGATGCTGTCGTTGAGCGCCACCTGGCTCAGGGTGAACAACGGGTCGCCCCCGGTGAGGCGGCTCCAGACAAACACCATGGCGGTACAGGGCGCCGCGGCCAGCAGGATCAACCCGGCCACATAACTGTCGATCTGGTCGGGCGGCAGCCACGGCGCAAACAGCGTGCGGATGAACAACCAGGCCAGAAACGCCATGCTGAACGGTTTGACCAGCCAGTTGACAAAGAGCGTGACACCAATGCCTTTGAGGTGCTGGCGCACCTCGTGCAGCGCACCGAAATCAACTTTCACCAACATCGGGATGATCATCACCCAGATCAGAGCGCCCACCGGCAGGTTAACCTGAGCCACTTCCATCCGGCCAACGGCCTGAAACAGCGCCGGAAAGAGCTGACCCAGCGCAATGCCCACCACGATGCACAGCGCCACCCAGACCGAGAGAAAACGCTCAAACACACTCATGGGCGCACCCGCGGCGCGTTTGCCGGTGACTTCACACTGGGCACTCATCTCAGTCGGCTTTCGACAGCTCGCGCGCCGTGTTTTGCAGCATGGTTTTGGCCAGCTTGTCGGTCGGCAGGCTGATCAGCAACTCCAGCCGACGCTTGAGCAGGTGCAGGGTCTGGCGGAAGGCTTCGAGCTTTTGTGCGTCGGTGCCGTCCCCGGCGGACGGGTCGGGGTAGCCCCAATGCGCAGTGGCAGGCTGGCCGGGCCAGTAGGGGCAGACTTCACCGGCGGCGTTGTCGCACACGGTGATGACCAAATCCATGTGCGGCGCGTCGGGCTGGCCAAACTCGTCCCAACTTTTGCTGTGCAAACCCTCGATGCTGATGCCAGCCTGCTGCAAGACCTGCAGGCCCAGCGGGTTGGGTTGCTGGTTGGCACGCGGGCTGCTGCCGGCAGAGAAGCCTTTGAAACGACCCCGGCCAATGTGGTTCAGGATGGCTTCGGCCAAGATGCTGCGGGCAGAGTTGTGGGTGCACAAAAACAGGACGTTCAAGGGTTTATCGGACATATCAAGTTCCAGAGGTGGGTTAAACGAATTCAGTGAAGTTAGCAGCCATGTGTGACAGTCGTTCAACCCCCACCGGCTCTTCTGTGAGGAGCGGCACCAGCGCGTAACGGCGGGCGTGGTGGTGGGCAACGGCCTCGATCTCGCGCAACTCGTTGTGCGCGCGCTGCTTTAACAAGGGTGAACTGACCTGGGCCGCAGCCACGCTGTTGTTGATGACCCAGGCCCAAGGCTCGATCCCGGCGCGGCGCAGGTCGGCCTGCAAATTGGCGGCTTCCAGCACCGGTGTGGTCTCGGCCAGGGTGACGACCAGCACCTTGGTTTGTGTTGGGTCTTGCAGCTGCATCATCGGTGTGGTGAAGTGGCCTTGGCTACCCATCTGGCGCACCACATCGCGGTGGTAGGCGCCGGTGGCGTCCAGCAGCAGCAAGGTGTGGCCGGTGGGTGCGGTGTCCATCACCACAAACTTCTGGCCCGCCTCGCGGATCACGCGCGAAAAGGCCTGGAACACCGCAATTTCTTCGGTGCATGGGGAGCGCAGGTCTTCTTCGAGCACCGCGCGGCCAGCAGCATCTAACTTGGCGCCTTTGCTGGCCAGCACCTGGGCGCGGTAGGCTTCGGTGACTTCGTGTGGGTCGATGCGGCTGACCGTCAAATGTTCCAGCGTGCCGTGTAACGTGTCCATCAGGTGGGCTGCGGGGTCCGAGGTGGTCAGGTGCACCGGGTACCCCCGTTTAGCCAACTCCACCGCCACTGCGGCAGCCAGGGTGGTTTTGCCGACGCCGCCCTTGCCCATCAGCATCACCAGGCCATGGCCTTCGACCGCGATGTTGTCCACCAAAGACGACAGGCTGGGGGCTTGGACCACCGGGTCTTGGGTCGGTGCAACGGTTGCGCTGGGCGGATCATCACTGGAGACCTCCAACAACTGGCGCAAGGCAGGCAAACCCACCAGGTTGAAGGCTTTGAGGCCAATCTGGTCGGTTGGCAAGCTGGCCAAGGCGCCGGGCAGCTTGGCCAGAGCCGCCTGCTCACGGTCCACAATGGCCTGGGCCAGCGGATCGTGGGCGGCTTGTGCTGCCGGGAACACGCCGTTGATCACCAAATACTGTTTGGACAGGCCAATAGCCGCCAGTTCGTCATGGGTGCGTGCTGCTTCTTTTAGCGTAGCTAACTGTGCCCGTGCGACAAGGACCAGACGGGTTTTTGAGGCATCAGACAGGGCCTCCACCGCGGCCTTGTACTGGCTGCGCTGCTTTTCCAGCCCGGCCAAGGAGCCCAGGCATGAGGCGTCACCTTTGCCCGCTTCCAGAAAACCGCTCCAGGCGCCAGGCAGCTGCAACATGCGAATGGTGTGGCCGGTGGGCGCGGTGTCAAACACGATGTGGTCAAAAACCTGGGTGAGCACGCTGCTGACCAGCAAGCCGGTGAACTCGTCAAACGCGGCAATTTCGGTGGTGCAGGCGCCTGAGAGCTGTTCTTCAATACCTTTGACGATAGCCTCAGGCAACACACCACGCACCGGTCCCACAATGCGGTCGCGGTAGGCCTGGGCAGCAGCTTGCGGGTCGATTTCCAGGGCGCTGAGCCTG is a window encoding:
- the arsC gene encoding arsenate reductase (glutaredoxin) (This arsenate reductase requires both glutathione and glutaredoxin to convert arsenate to arsenite, after which the efflux transporter formed by ArsA and ArsB can extrude the arsenite from the cell, providing resistance.), producing MTITIYHNPACGTSRNTLSLIRNSGVEPEVIEYLKTPPDKATLQALMSSMGINPRALLREKGTPYDELGLADPKWTGDQLVDFMLAHPILINRPVVVTPLGTRLCRPSEVVLDILPNPQKGAFAKEDGEKVIDDKGNRV
- the arsA gene encoding arsenical pump-driving ATPase, whose amino-acid sequence is MHFLDHPPRFLFFTGKGGVGKTSIACATAMQLAAAGRHVLLVSTDPASNVGQVFGMTIGNQITTVANVPRLSALEIDPQAAAQAYRDRIVGPVRGVLPEAIVKGIEEQLSGACTTEIAAFDEFTGLLVSSVLTQVFDHIVFDTAPTGHTIRMLQLPGAWSGFLEAGKGDASCLGSLAGLEKQRSQYKAAVEALSDASKTRLVLVARAQLATLKEAARTHDELAAIGLSKQYLVINGVFPAAQAAHDPLAQAIVDREQAALAKLPGALASLPTDQIGLKAFNLVGLPALRQLLEVSSDDPPSATVAPTQDPVVQAPSLSSLVDNIAVEGHGLVMLMGKGGVGKTTLAAAVAVELAKRGYPVHLTTSDPAAHLMDTLHGTLEHLTVSRIDPHEVTEAYRAQVLASKGAKLDAAGRAVLEEDLRSPCTEEIAVFQAFSRVIREAGQKFVVMDTAPTGHTLLLLDATGAYHRDVVRQMGSQGHFTTPMMQLQDPTQTKVLVVTLAETTPVLEAANLQADLRRAGIEPWAWVINNSVAAAQVSSPLLKQRAHNELREIEAVAHHHARRYALVPLLTEEPVGVERLSHMAANFTEFV
- a CDS encoding arsenate reductase ArsC; translated protein: MSDKPLNVLFLCTHNSARSILAEAILNHIGRGRFKGFSAGSSPRANQQPNPLGLQVLQQAGISIEGLHSKSWDEFGQPDAPHMDLVITVCDNAAGEVCPYWPGQPATAHWGYPDPSAGDGTDAQKLEAFRQTLHLLKRRLELLISLPTDKLAKTMLQNTARELSKAD
- the arsB gene encoding ACR3 family arsenite efflux transporter is translated as MSAQCEVTGKRAAGAPMSVFERFLSVWVALCIVVGIALGQLFPALFQAVGRMEVAQVNLPVGALIWVMIIPMLVKVDFGALHEVRQHLKGIGVTLFVNWLVKPFSMAFLAWLFIRTLFAPWLPPDQIDSYVAGLILLAAAPCTAMVFVWSRLTGGDPLFTLSQVALNDSIMVIAFAPLVAFLLGLSSITVPWDTLLISVALYIVIPVILAQGLRKTLLKQGQAAFDAAMEKIGPWSITALLATLVLLFAFQGEAILKQPLIIALLAVPILIQVVFNSGLAYWLNRAVGEKHAIACPSALIGASNFFELAVAAAISLFGFNSGAALATVVGVLIEVPVMLLVVNVVNRSKGWYERGTAVPRN